The DNA segment AGAACTGCTGAAAAATGTAAGCCATGCAGGCAAAACTCTGGAAACCTGGCTGCGGGACAAGTTCTTCACCCAGCACTACAAACTGTTCCAAAACCGTCCCTTTATCTGGCACATCTGGGACGGCCTGCCCGATGGTTTCTCTGCTCTGGTCAATTACCACAAGCTGGATCGCAAGAACCTAGAAACCCTTATCTACACCTATCTGGGTGACTGGATCAGCCGCCAGAAACAAGACATTAACAACAGTATCGACGGCGCCGAAGAACGCCTCGCCGCTGCTGAAGCCCTGAAGAAAAGCCTGGAGCAGATTCTCGAAGGCGAAGCACCCTACGACATCTTCGTGCGCTGGAAACACATAGAACAACAACCTATCGGTTGGGAGCCAGACCTGAACGATGGCGTCCGCCTAAACATCCGCCCCTTTGTGACCGTGGACGACGTTAAAAAGAAAGGCGCCGGCATCCTGCGCGACAAAGCCAACATCAAATGGACCAAAGACCGTGGCAAGGATGTGGAATCCGCGCCCTGGTATCACACCTTTGGTGGTGAGCGTATTAACGATCACCATCTGACTCTGGTCGAGAAATGGGCTGCGCAAGAACAAAACAACAAAGGGAAGGATGTCTGATATGGCTAAGAAGATCAGTGGCGCTGAGTACCCATTGGCGAAAATTTTCAGCTCCGAGTTTGAATATGCCATCCCTTCTTACCAGCGCCCCTATGCGTGGACGGTGGATCAGGTATCTGAGTTGTTTGATGACCTCTACGATTTTTATTGTTCAGAGCCGGGTGAGGGATATTTCCTCGGCAGCATCGTGTTGATCAAAGAGGAAGGAAAACCGGCCGCAGAAGTCATAGATGGCCAACAGCGGCTGACAACGCTCACCATATTGCTTGCGGCATTGGCTGCGCGCTCCGCTGCTGATGACCGCGCCCTTCTGAAAACCTATCTTGTAGAGGCCGGAAACAAGTATGAGCAGTTGGCCGCAAAGCCACGCCTGACGCTTCGTGAGCGAGATAAAGATTTTTTTGCCAGGTACGTGCAAACCCTTCAGTTTGACGAACTGCTTGAGCTTAACCCTGAGTCTCTTCAGAACGAATCTCGAAAAAACATACAGGCCAACGCCCGTTTATTGCTGAACCGTATTGACCGGTCCTTTGGTGGCAATACGTCTTCACTTGAGGGCTTTGTTGGTTTCTTGCTGCAACGATGCTTTCTGGTAGCGGTTTCAACACCCAGCCAGCAGTCTGCATTTCGCGTTTTTTCGGTTATGAACAGCCGTGGTCTTGACCTGCAGCCCACTGACATCATTAAGGCCGACATTATCGGCGCGATTGAAACCACGGAAGAACAGGAACTTTATAACGAGAAATGGGAAGACATGGAGGTTGAGCTAGGGCGTGGCGGCTTTAACGATCTGTTCGCCTACGTTCGGATGCTTTATGCCCGCGAAAAAGCTAAGAAAGCGCTGTTGGAAGAGTTTCGCCAACATGTTTTGTCTAATGTGGCATCGCCTAAAGCTCTTGTGGATGATGTACTGGAACCCTATGCGGAGGCCTTATCAATTCTGCGTACTGCAAGCTATCAGGCTGAAGTGGATGCTCAGAAAATCAATGCTTACCTGCGTTGGCTCAACCGGATAGATAACTCCGACTGGGTGCCATCGGCCATGCTGTTCCTGGCGCAGCAAAAGAACAGGCCCGACTACGTGCTGTGGTTTATGGAAAAGCTAGAGCGACTGGCCGCGTGTCTTCACTTGACTGCAAGGAATGTAAACGAGCGCATCGAACGGTATTCGACTCTGATCTCAAGTTTGATGGATACCCATAACATTGATAACCCCGTACAGGCTGTTTTGCTTACTGAAAGCGAAAAGAAAGCGATGCGCAACGTGCTGAATGGCGATATCTACACGCTCACTGCCAGAAGAAGAAACTACCTTATTCTGCGTCTGGATTCGTTTCTGTCAGACGGAGCCGCAACTTATGACGCCAGTCTTTTAACGATTGAGCATGTGTTACCGCAGACCGTAGACGAAGGTAGCCAATGGGAAATTGACTGGCCGGAATCGGACGAGCGCGAGGCGTGGGTCCATCGGCTGGCGAACCTCGTGCCTTTGAATAAACGCCGAAATTCACAGGCCCAGAATTACGATTTTGATCGCAAAAAGAATGCCTATTTTAAAGGCCGCTCGGGTGTTAGTTCCTATACGCTGACGACACAAGTTCTGAATGAACAGGAATGGACGCCGGACGTTGTATTGAACAGACAAGAAGAGCTTATGGGGCTTCTTGCGGAGAAGTGGGAGCTGACAGCGTGTTAATAGGTTCCCACGAAATTTTTGAGCTGGGAACCGTGAAGTGACTACGGCTGCCAAACTTACTAAGTGGGCTCAGAAGAAACCTCTGATCTTGATCCGTCTCGATGAGGCGCAGTCAGAATTTTTGCACAATTCGAGGCAGGGGTTCGAGCAACTAACATTGATAAAACCCCACTCTGCACTTCAGGCTGTCAAGTTGCCAACGCTTTGTTTGCTGGAGATTCACGAGGACGATGCATCAAAGTGTTATCTAGCCACCGCAACCGGCAAAGCTGCGGTGAGCACATTTGATACGCGGCTAACTCTCAAAAAGTTGATAGCGGTGAAACCAGACTCACTGCAAATCTTGGAGACCCTAGTTGCCGACGCTCGTATGAAGCGCTTGTTGAATGATCGCCTCCCTGACAACGGGGAAATAAAAAACCTTTCGCCCAAGCTCAGTGCGTACCTAGTAGGAATTCTGGCTGCTGATTCCCGCAACCAAGCTGCAATGGAAATGGCCCTTTCCCAGCTTCCACAATTGAGACGAAGAGACGATGCCAGCTGGGCGCAGGACGATGCCATTCATGCGGCAATGTCTGCTTTTGGAATCCGGAGCGGTGTCTTACCGGATCAGATCGTCCTGAAGAGTGGCGCCTCATCTGGCCTAGGACTAATTGGAGCTCACCTCTACGAGGATAATGTGGTGCATCATGATGCATTGCGATTGCCTGGATTCGATGCAATTTCATCTGATGTGACAGGAAGAGCTGTTTTCCGAAAAAGCGATGAGCAGCTTGTGATTTACACAGCCAATAAATTGCCTTTGGAAAAAATGCTTGGCGTTGACCTCATATATGTCAACGAAACGCGGGGCAGCATTGTGATGATTCAATATAAAATGTTGGAACAGCACAGACAAAATCAAACGAACACTGACTGGATATTTCGGCCTGACCAGCAGTTACGTGATGAAATAGCCAGAATGCGCATTCCGAACATTGAAAATACCCCAGACGACTATAGGCTTAGTCGCAATCCATTTTTCTTCAAGTTTGTAAAACGCAAAATTGTAGATGACTCTCATCAGTCGTTTTTCGTGTCAATTGGTCATCTAAACCAGATTCTGGCTTCCCAAAACGCAAAAGGCCCAAGGGGTGGCGTTCGAATAAGTTACGAGGCTCTGAGAGGGACTTACCTCCGTGAAGCCGACATGCTTAGCTTGATCCGTTCAGGATATGTTGGGACGCACAAGGTGGAAACAGAGGCACTTCACACGATTATTCATGAGGTGGCGAAAGGGAACAATGCCATCGTGCTCGCATGGCAGCAGAAAATTCAGGAAAATTGAATGGGTAAGCGGATTCGGCGTGTTGGTTCCATCAAAGGTGAACTCCTCAAGAAGTCTCGTGAAGCAGCTCTTGCTTCTGTTCAAATTTTCAACAATCCGAATATCAGCTTCAAATCGGAATCCTATGTGGTTTTGATGATTATCGCTTGGACGTATCTTCTCCATGCATATTTCAGGGGTCAGAAAATTGAGTATCGATATTCGCAACAGAGAGGGCAGCGCCGTGAATTCGACAAAACCAAACATGGTGCTTACAAGTACTGGGAGCTTGAGCGCTGTTTGAATGATGCCCATTCTCCACTCGACAACGATACGACTAATAATCTGCGTTTTCTGATCGGATTGCGCCATGAGATTGAGCACCAGATGACAACACGGATAGATGATGTCTTGAGCGCTCGTTTTCAGGCATGTGGGCTGAACTATAACGAATACATAAAAAAACTGTTTGGGCCCAACAACGGTATTGAAAAACACCTATCGTTTAGTCTGCAGTTTTCAACGATATCTACTGAACAAAAAGAACTTCTTGAAGACCAGCCTGGCCTACCGGCTAATATTGAGGGCTATATTAAAAGCTTCGATGACAGTCTTTCTGACGACGAATTTTCCAATGCTCACTATGCTTACAGAATTTTGTTTGTGGCAAAAACGGCTAATAGGAAGGGGCAAGCAGATCGAGTGATTGAATTTGTAAAAAGTGACTCTGCCTTAGCTGAAACCGTAAACAAGGAATATGCCGTTATTAAAGAAACGGAAAAGACAAAGTATCTGCCATCGCAGGTCGTAAGTTTAATGAAGGCAGAGGGATATCCCAGATTTTCAATCCGCTATCACACGGAACTATGGCAGGCTCTCGATGCCAAGAGTCCCTCTCAAGGCTATGGGACATTGGTAGCCGGAAAATATTGGCATTGGTACCAACGCTGGGTCGATGAAGTCAGAAAACACTGCCATGAGAACAGGAAGCGCTATTCATGAGTCAATTACCCTTGGGACAAACCGCATGAAACTGTTAGACCATCTCTCGAAAGCTGTAAGAGAGGCTGGAGTTTACAATCCGGACATCCAAGTCGCTCCAGCCTGTATCTTATGGCCAGACCGAGATCGGCAGTGGGAAGCCGTAATTCCGGTGCTGCAAGCGGAACTGCCGGAACTTATGGTTTTGGGCGACAACGCACCTGAAAAGTGCACCGGCCCGGCTATCTGGCTACGCTACGCCATTTCAGGCTTTGCTGAAGATATTGAGCTACCGAAGGGCAAAGCACCGATTCTATATCTGCCGGGTGTTAGCCGGCAGGATCTGCGGGCAGTGGAAAGCTGCCCGGATGAGCTGAAGCCTTTGGCAGAGCTGCAATATCGGGGGGTGATCTGGTCTCAGGTTAATGCTAAAGACTGGACCATTTTGGCCTACTTGAAATCTGACCAGGGTGGCTTGGGCCTGGATGTCGCTCAAGACAGCGAAAGCCGTCACGCCATGCAGCTGGCACTCTACCGTTTGCTGGATGAAGAGGTGGAGCTACTGCGGGGCAAACGGCTGGATAAAGACTACTTCAACACGCTGCTGACCGGGGGTGATCCCATTCGGGACCTGTTGTTGTGGCTGGACCAGGGCGAGACGTTTCAGGCCTCACGGGGTGAAAACGAGTGGCAGGCTTTTGTTTCGGTATGTCAGTCCCAGTTGGCGTTCAATCCCCAGCAAGACGGTATTCTGGCCGGTTGTAACAAACTCGCCAACCACGAAGGCCCCTGGCAGGCCGTGTGGGAACGCTTTCGTGAAGCGCCTAACCGGTATCCCCACATTCCGGACCAGATCCGTAAGTGTCAGCCGCCGTCTTTCGATTTATTCGCTGATGAATCCGTAGCCGGTGGCTGGCCACAGTGGAACCAGAGCCAGGAAGAACACTTGCGCCGGGATTTGCTGGCACTGAGTAATATGCCGGCCCATA comes from the Marinobacter psychrophilus genome and includes:
- a CDS encoding DUF262 domain-containing protein, with protein sequence MAKKISGAEYPLAKIFSSEFEYAIPSYQRPYAWTVDQVSELFDDLYDFYCSEPGEGYFLGSIVLIKEEGKPAAEVIDGQQRLTTLTILLAALAARSAADDRALLKTYLVEAGNKYEQLAAKPRLTLRERDKDFFARYVQTLQFDELLELNPESLQNESRKNIQANARLLLNRIDRSFGGNTSSLEGFVGFLLQRCFLVAVSTPSQQSAFRVFSVMNSRGLDLQPTDIIKADIIGAIETTEEQELYNEKWEDMEVELGRGGFNDLFAYVRMLYAREKAKKALLEEFRQHVLSNVASPKALVDDVLEPYAEALSILRTASYQAEVDAQKINAYLRWLNRIDNSDWVPSAMLFLAQQKNRPDYVLWFMEKLERLAACLHLTARNVNERIERYSTLISSLMDTHNIDNPVQAVLLTESEKKAMRNVLNGDIYTLTARRRNYLILRLDSFLSDGAATYDASLLTIEHVLPQTVDEGSQWEIDWPESDEREAWVHRLANLVPLNKRRNSQAQNYDFDRKKNAYFKGRSGVSSYTLTTQVLNEQEWTPDVVLNRQEELMGLLAEKWELTAC
- a CDS encoding DUF3644 domain-containing protein, which gives rise to MGKRIRRVGSIKGELLKKSREAALASVQIFNNPNISFKSESYVVLMIIAWTYLLHAYFRGQKIEYRYSQQRGQRREFDKTKHGAYKYWELERCLNDAHSPLDNDTTNNLRFLIGLRHEIEHQMTTRIDDVLSARFQACGLNYNEYIKKLFGPNNGIEKHLSFSLQFSTISTEQKELLEDQPGLPANIEGYIKSFDDSLSDDEFSNAHYAYRILFVAKTANRKGQADRVIEFVKSDSALAETVNKEYAVIKETEKTKYLPSQVVSLMKAEGYPRFSIRYHTELWQALDAKSPSQGYGTLVAGKYWHWYQRWVDEVRKHCHENRKRYS